A DNA window from Novosphingobium sp. RL4 contains the following coding sequences:
- a CDS encoding deoxyguanosinetriphosphate triphosphohydrolase, with the protein MTLAPYASDPARSRGREFPMDTGLPRGQRSPYQRDRDRIVHSIAFRRLRYKTQVFIAPDGDHYRVRLTHSLEVAQVARVIARILGLDEDLTEALALAHDIGHPPFGHAGEEALDAALHKAGGFDHNANCLRTLMRIESPYCEHDGLNLTWETLEGLAKHNGPVTEPNWALAELDGAYGLELGTYASLEAQVAALSDDIAYDNHDIDDGLRAGFLDLDELLAHPFIVPRWNEVERRYPGVPRDRQLAELIRSQIGFMVNDLLAETQQRLVGIESVDEVRAAGRQLVAFSSEVEEGEREFKRFMYEKLYYHPEQLETARRARALLAELYSAYSQEPVLMEESWIDGLPRHEPARSRHIADYIAGMTDRYAISCHAQIYGSTPEGLRNV; encoded by the coding sequence TTGACCCTTGCACCTTACGCTTCCGATCCGGCCCGTTCGCGTGGCCGAGAGTTTCCCATGGACACGGGCCTGCCGCGCGGTCAGCGCAGCCCCTACCAGCGCGACCGGGACCGGATCGTGCATTCGATTGCGTTCCGCCGCCTGCGCTACAAGACCCAGGTCTTCATCGCGCCAGACGGCGATCACTACCGGGTGCGCCTGACGCATAGCCTCGAAGTGGCGCAAGTCGCCCGCGTGATCGCCCGTATCCTCGGTCTCGACGAGGACCTGACCGAAGCGCTCGCGCTGGCCCACGATATCGGCCATCCCCCCTTCGGCCATGCCGGTGAGGAAGCGCTCGACGCGGCGCTCCACAAGGCGGGCGGGTTCGACCACAACGCCAATTGCCTGCGCACGCTGATGCGGATCGAAAGCCCCTATTGCGAGCATGACGGGCTGAACCTGACCTGGGAAACGCTCGAAGGCCTTGCCAAGCACAACGGGCCGGTCACCGAACCGAACTGGGCGCTGGCCGAGCTGGATGGCGCCTACGGCCTCGAACTGGGCACTTACGCATCGCTCGAAGCGCAAGTCGCGGCCCTGTCGGACGATATCGCCTATGACAACCACGATATCGACGACGGGCTGCGCGCAGGCTTCCTCGATCTCGACGAACTGTTGGCCCACCCCTTTATCGTGCCGCGCTGGAACGAGGTGGAGCGCCGCTATCCGGGCGTGCCGCGCGATCGCCAACTCGCCGAGCTGATCCGCAGCCAGATCGGCTTCATGGTCAACGATCTGCTGGCCGAAACGCAGCAGCGGCTAGTCGGCATCGAGAGCGTGGACGAGGTGCGCGCCGCGGGCCGCCAACTCGTCGCGTTTTCGAGCGAGGTCGAGGAGGGGGAGCGCGAGTTCAAGCGCTTCATGTACGAGAAGCTCTACTATCATCCCGAGCAGCTTGAAACCGCCCGTCGCGCCCGTGCGCTGCTGGCGGAGCTCTATTCTGCCTACTCGCAGGAGCCGGTGCTGATGGAGGAGAGCTGGATCGACGGCCTGCCGCGCCACGAACCTGCCCGCAGCCGCCACATCGCCGATTATATCGCGGGCATGACTGACCGCTATGCCATCTCGTGCCATGCCCAGATCTACGGCAGCACCCCGGAAGGGCTGCGCAATGTCTGA
- a CDS encoding NAD(P)H-binding protein, whose product MSDAISAARRICLVGASGLVGSAVIEESVRRPEVRIIGVARREVPLPDGARLEILVGETANWPVLIAAAHADVFVCALGTTRKAAGSDEAFRAVDHDLVLEAAAAARGAGIHRMILVSSVGADAESSNLYLRTKGEVEAALGKLGFARLDILQPGLLRGRREEDRPLEKAGQVVAPIADLLVFHARLRRFRSIAAVRLAQVILALSGEQAPGTFVHEHDSMADILSRQQS is encoded by the coding sequence ATGTCTGATGCGATTTCGGCGGCGCGGCGGATCTGCCTCGTCGGCGCCAGCGGACTGGTGGGCTCGGCGGTCATCGAGGAGAGCGTCCGGCGGCCTGAGGTGCGTATCATCGGTGTCGCCCGGCGTGAGGTGCCGCTGCCGGATGGCGCGCGGCTGGAAATCCTCGTGGGAGAAACCGCCAACTGGCCGGTGCTGATCGCCGCAGCCCATGCGGACGTGTTCGTCTGCGCACTGGGCACCACGCGCAAGGCGGCCGGTAGCGACGAAGCCTTTCGCGCGGTAGACCACGATCTCGTGCTGGAAGCCGCCGCCGCCGCCCGCGGGGCCGGTATCCACCGCATGATCCTAGTTTCCTCGGTGGGCGCGGATGCCGAAAGTTCCAACCTCTATCTGCGTACCAAGGGCGAGGTCGAGGCCGCGCTCGGCAAGCTCGGTTTCGCGCGGCTGGATATCCTCCAACCGGGCCTGCTGCGCGGTCGGCGCGAAGAGGATCGGCCGCTGGAGAAAGCCGGGCAGGTGGTTGCGCCGATCGCGGACCTGCTGGTGTTTCATGCAAGACTGCGCCGGTTCCGCTCGATCGCGGCAGTGCGGCTGGCGCAAGTCATCCTCGCGCTCAGCGGTGAGCAGGCGCCCGGAACGTTCGTCCACGAGCACGATTCCATGGCCGATATCCTGAGTCGGCAGCAGTCCTGA